In one window of Nesterenkonia sandarakina DNA:
- a CDS encoding sodium:solute symporter family transporter — MTGEQITVLGAVALVCAVTLLLGGPGFSRSTGDFFVASRRVPPWMNASAIAGEFLSAASFLGVGGLILAHGTYGLWFPVGYTAGFLVVLLFMAAPLRRSGAYTIPDFVVLRFRSALMRRMTVIVVVAAGWLYIVPQLHGASIALSATGGAPGWVGPLLVALVVLFVVLTGGMRSVTLAQAVQYWVKLTALLVPTIFILLQVGIWDRLELPEFHGAWSAGLAAAGAPSDAWGELSRSLSVLVALMMGTLGLPHVLVRFYTNPDGGAARRTTTFLLGLLALFYLLPVVLGVIARMVWGTATAAGELAGTGGLSHDTAILRLPSAVFDGLASDMLTALIAGGAFAAFLSTTSGLVVSVSGVLSQEFFSGTVRGFRLGALLAIAVPLVVGSATSELALAGAVAMVFTFTASALAPVMLLGVWWRGLTAQGAFWGMLVGALSALLAQVLGLALGEGPVQDGPLQLLVSPALWCVPLAFLVTVLVSRFGPGQPPGHTEAVMQRLHTPEVTAQRS; from the coding sequence GTGACCGGGGAGCAGATCACCGTGCTGGGCGCCGTCGCCCTGGTGTGCGCGGTGACCCTTCTGCTGGGCGGGCCGGGATTCTCCCGCAGCACCGGAGACTTCTTCGTGGCCTCACGCCGGGTCCCGCCCTGGATGAACGCCTCGGCGATCGCCGGGGAGTTCCTCTCCGCAGCCAGCTTCCTCGGGGTGGGAGGCCTGATCCTGGCGCACGGGACCTACGGACTGTGGTTCCCGGTGGGCTACACCGCAGGGTTCCTCGTCGTGCTGCTCTTCATGGCCGCGCCGCTGCGCAGATCCGGGGCCTACACGATCCCGGACTTCGTGGTGCTGCGCTTCCGCTCCGCGCTGATGCGCCGCATGACGGTGATCGTGGTGGTCGCCGCGGGCTGGCTCTACATCGTGCCGCAGCTGCACGGGGCCTCCATCGCGCTCTCCGCCACCGGCGGGGCACCCGGCTGGGTGGGGCCGCTGCTGGTCGCCCTGGTGGTGCTCTTCGTGGTGCTCACCGGCGGGATGCGCTCGGTGACCCTCGCCCAGGCGGTGCAGTACTGGGTCAAGCTCACTGCTCTGCTGGTGCCCACGATCTTCATCCTGCTCCAGGTCGGGATCTGGGACCGGCTGGAGCTGCCAGAGTTCCATGGCGCCTGGTCGGCGGGGCTGGCGGCAGCCGGGGCGCCCAGCGATGCCTGGGGTGAGCTCTCACGCAGCCTCTCGGTGCTGGTGGCACTGATGATGGGAACCCTTGGGCTGCCCCACGTGCTGGTCCGCTTCTACACCAACCCCGACGGCGGCGCCGCCCGCCGCACCACCACCTTCCTGCTGGGCCTGCTCGCACTGTTCTACCTGCTGCCGGTGGTGCTCGGCGTGATCGCCCGGATGGTCTGGGGCACGGCGACGGCGGCCGGTGAGCTCGCCGGGACCGGGGGACTCAGCCACGACACCGCCATCCTGAGGCTGCCCTCGGCGGTCTTCGACGGTCTCGCCAGCGATATGCTCACCGCGCTGATCGCCGGGGGAGCCTTCGCCGCGTTCCTCTCCACGACCTCGGGTCTGGTGGTCTCGGTCTCCGGGGTGCTCTCCCAGGAGTTCTTCTCCGGCACGGTGCGCGGGTTCCGGCTCGGTGCGCTGCTGGCGATCGCCGTGCCGCTGGTGGTGGGCTCTGCGACCTCCGAGCTTGCCCTGGCCGGCGCGGTGGCGATGGTCTTCACGTTCACCGCCTCGGCGCTGGCTCCGGTGATGCTGCTCGGGGTGTGGTGGCGCGGGCTCACCGCCCAGGGCGCGTTCTGGGGCATGCTGGTCGGTGCGCTCAGCGCGCTCCTCGCCCAGGTGCTGGGACTTGCGCTGGGGGAGGGTCCGGTCCAGGACGGGCCGCTGCAGCTGCTGGTCTCACCGGCGCTGTGGTGCGTCCCGCTGGCCTTCCTGGTGACCGTGCTGGTCAGCCGGTTCGGACCCGGGCAGCCGCCGGGCCACACCGAGGCGGTCATGCAGCGGCTGCACACCCCGGAGGTCACCGCCCAGCGCAGCTGA
- a CDS encoding Gfo/Idh/MocA family protein: MTVSQTTPPATEEFPQSTGTTRPSGLRWGILATGFIAGQFTADALLAGLNVRAVGSRSLESAQRFATTYGIPRAHESYQALVADPEVDIVYVATPHPMHRETAGMALEAGKHVLVEKPFTLNRAEAVELREIAARRGLLVMEAMWTRYLPHMRRIHEIIDAGGIGEVRTVFADHTQSLPTDPEHRINALELGGGALLDLGVYPVSFAWDILGEPISIQAAAHFGATGADTEVATVMTHLSGALSTTTTSSRAKGPNTAHIVGSEGRIDIDGVWYTSADFSHRAADGTLVERYESPRQGVGMQHQALAAEDYVTRGALTGERLSVDDSVRIMGTLDEIRSQIGLRYPGEPRLR; the protein is encoded by the coding sequence ATGACTGTGAGCCAGACAACACCGCCGGCAACCGAGGAATTCCCCCAGAGCACGGGCACCACCCGACCCAGCGGGCTGCGCTGGGGCATCCTGGCCACCGGATTCATCGCCGGGCAGTTCACCGCAGACGCCCTGCTCGCCGGGCTCAACGTGCGCGCCGTGGGCTCGCGCTCGCTGGAGTCCGCGCAGCGCTTCGCCACCACCTACGGGATCCCCCGCGCCCACGAGAGCTATCAGGCGCTGGTGGCGGACCCCGAGGTGGACATCGTCTACGTGGCCACTCCGCACCCGATGCACCGCGAGACCGCCGGGATGGCCCTGGAGGCGGGCAAACACGTGCTCGTGGAGAAGCCGTTCACGCTCAACCGGGCCGAGGCCGTGGAGCTGCGCGAGATCGCCGCGCGCCGGGGGCTGCTGGTCATGGAGGCAATGTGGACCCGATACCTGCCGCATATGCGCCGGATCCACGAGATCATCGATGCCGGGGGCATCGGGGAGGTCCGCACCGTGTTCGCGGACCACACCCAGTCGCTGCCCACGGACCCGGAGCACCGGATCAACGCCCTGGAGCTCGGCGGGGGCGCCCTCCTGGACCTGGGCGTCTACCCGGTCTCCTTCGCCTGGGACATCCTCGGTGAGCCGATCAGCATCCAGGCGGCCGCACACTTCGGCGCCACCGGCGCGGACACCGAGGTCGCCACCGTGATGACTCACCTCTCCGGGGCACTCTCGACGACGACGACCTCCTCGCGCGCGAAGGGTCCCAACACCGCCCATATCGTGGGCTCCGAGGGCCGGATCGACATCGATGGTGTCTGGTACACCTCTGCCGACTTCAGCCACCGCGCCGCCGACGGCACACTCGTGGAGCGCTACGAGTCCCCCCGGCAGGGCGTGGGCATGCAGCATCAGGCGCTCGCCGCCGAGGACTATGTGACCCGCGGCGCGCTCACCGGAGAGCGGCTCAGCGTAGACGACTCGGTGCGGATCATGGGCACTCTGGACGAGATCCGGTCGCAGATCGGTCTGCGCTACCCCGGCGAGCCCCGGCTGCGCTGA
- a CDS encoding glycosyltransferase family 2 protein, translating to MSVPPSSARSTSSSRSSRREAAAASAAASSSAEAAKSPRRRRQLGAERRTEPLPVVHPRPSLRRIVLSRLAILTTGLAWIGYVVSTVLWQFLEYGSQNFRFTMETVGYLLVVTMLTFSALMYLVARHGALLRFRAHRRTSRAELDAHFSGHSAVSQRSENDAPMVVLVPSYAEEPGVVRQTLWSAALQEYPEIHVVLLIDDAPDSQSPALEQTRSLSAEIEAALKKPGTRMSDAQVVYEMGLAQGQHVNSLQVLTLAGHYSWGGSWLRQMASQESRADHVDDFFCDQVLGSLATELEATADALVMAAKSQELPAPERMLQLHRRLAWIFTAKLSSFERKSYTNLSHEANKAMNLNAYLGLLGGEYRAELSFAGTALRPVQPGETPDLSVPDAEFVLTLDADSLLLPEYCLRLVHLLEQPGNERIAVTQTPYSSFRGAGSRIERLAGATTDIQHLLHQGMSHAGATFWVGANAVIRTAALQDIAETSWENGVLVKRFVQDRTVIEDTESSIDLGTHGWTLMNYPERLSYSATPPDFGSLVVQRRRWANGGLLILPKLARELRARRRRGEQIRLTEVLLRLNYMASIAWASLGLIFLLAYPYDSRLLSPLILLAAVPYFLTMGADLRECGYKFSDIFRIYGFNLILLPVNLAGVIKSLQQALTGEKIPFARTPKVKDRTAAPWLYALAPVLIVAFSLLTLWRDIGQQNWGNAAFAAFNAFWGAWAFIAYIGAVNALVDVALAIRGWFYVEQPKASKRTRGGRRKAGSNEPQEETLDWRAVLDEGTLGASSGSRQGAASGHRAPASRGRASLGPTLRGTTQQATAQKATAPRGTAPKGAAKSGAAGRTAAGKEAASIALAPRGFPVAASPAVLHPLTSHKLTFQPLSVATPPADDPRSAQEAKA from the coding sequence ATGTCTGTTCCCCCCAGCTCGGCCCGGTCGACCTCCAGCTCTCGCTCCTCCCGCCGCGAAGCCGCCGCCGCCTCGGCCGCCGCTTCGAGCTCCGCCGAGGCCGCGAAGAGCCCCCGACGACGACGCCAGCTCGGGGCCGAACGTCGCACCGAGCCGCTGCCGGTGGTCCACCCCCGGCCCAGCCTGCGCCGGATCGTGCTGAGCCGGCTGGCGATCCTGACCACCGGCCTGGCCTGGATCGGCTACGTGGTCAGCACGGTGCTCTGGCAGTTCCTGGAGTACGGCTCGCAGAACTTCCGCTTCACCATGGAGACCGTGGGCTACCTGCTGGTGGTCACGATGTTGACCTTCTCCGCCCTGATGTACCTGGTGGCTCGGCACGGTGCGCTGCTGCGCTTCCGCGCACACCGCAGAACCTCGCGGGCCGAGCTGGACGCGCACTTCAGCGGGCACAGCGCCGTCTCCCAGCGGTCCGAGAACGATGCCCCGATGGTCGTCCTGGTGCCCTCCTACGCCGAGGAGCCGGGCGTGGTGCGCCAGACCCTGTGGTCGGCGGCGCTGCAGGAGTACCCCGAGATCCACGTGGTGCTGCTCATCGACGACGCCCCGGACTCGCAGAGCCCCGCGCTGGAGCAGACCAGAAGCCTCTCTGCGGAGATCGAAGCCGCTCTGAAGAAGCCTGGGACCCGGATGTCCGACGCCCAGGTCGTCTATGAGATGGGTCTGGCCCAGGGTCAGCACGTGAATTCGCTGCAGGTGCTGACCCTGGCCGGGCATTACTCCTGGGGCGGAAGCTGGCTGCGTCAGATGGCCAGCCAGGAATCCCGGGCGGATCACGTGGACGACTTCTTCTGCGACCAGGTCTTGGGCAGCCTCGCCACCGAGCTGGAGGCCACCGCAGACGCGCTGGTCATGGCGGCGAAGTCCCAGGAGCTCCCCGCCCCGGAGCGGATGCTGCAGCTGCACCGCCGGCTGGCCTGGATCTTCACCGCGAAGCTCTCCAGCTTCGAGCGCAAGTCCTACACGAACCTCTCCCACGAGGCGAACAAGGCGATGAACCTCAACGCCTACCTCGGGCTGCTCGGTGGCGAGTACAGGGCGGAGCTGAGCTTCGCCGGCACCGCGCTGCGACCCGTCCAGCCCGGAGAGACCCCCGACCTCAGCGTGCCGGACGCCGAGTTCGTGCTCACCCTGGACGCGGATTCGCTGCTGCTCCCGGAGTACTGCCTGCGACTGGTGCACCTGCTCGAGCAGCCCGGGAACGAACGCATCGCCGTCACGCAGACCCCGTACTCCTCCTTCCGCGGAGCCGGCAGCCGGATCGAGCGCCTGGCCGGGGCGACCACCGATATCCAGCACCTGCTGCACCAGGGGATGAGCCACGCCGGAGCCACCTTCTGGGTGGGCGCGAACGCAGTGATCCGGACCGCCGCTCTGCAGGACATCGCGGAGACCAGCTGGGAGAACGGGGTGCTGGTCAAGCGCTTCGTTCAGGACCGCACCGTCATCGAGGACACCGAGTCCAGCATCGACCTCGGCACCCACGGCTGGACGCTGATGAACTACCCCGAGCGGCTCTCCTACAGCGCCACCCCGCCCGACTTCGGCTCGCTGGTGGTCCAGCGGCGCCGATGGGCCAACGGGGGCCTGCTGATCCTGCCGAAGCTGGCGCGGGAGCTGCGCGCTCGGCGTCGTCGCGGGGAGCAGATCCGGCTGACCGAGGTGCTGCTGCGGCTGAACTACATGGCCTCGATCGCGTGGGCCTCACTGGGCCTGATCTTCCTGCTGGCCTACCCCTACGACTCGCGACTGCTCAGCCCGCTGATCCTGCTCGCGGCCGTGCCCTACTTCCTGACCATGGGGGCGGACCTGCGGGAGTGCGGGTACAAGTTCTCCGACATCTTCCGGATCTACGGGTTCAACCTGATCCTGCTCCCGGTCAACCTGGCCGGGGTGATCAAGTCGCTGCAGCAGGCGCTGACCGGGGAGAAGATCCCCTTCGCCCGGACCCCTAAGGTCAAGGACCGGACCGCTGCTCCCTGGCTCTACGCGCTGGCGCCGGTGCTGATAGTGGCGTTCTCGCTGCTCACCCTGTGGCGCGACATCGGCCAGCAGAACTGGGGCAACGCCGCCTTCGCCGCCTTCAACGCCTTCTGGGGCGCCTGGGCGTTCATCGCCTACATCGGAGCCGTCAACGCGCTGGTGGATGTGGCCCTGGCGATCCGCGGCTGGTTCTACGTGGAGCAGCCCAAGGCCTCCAAGCGCACCCGGGGAGGCCGTCGCAAGGCCGGCTCCAACGAACCCCAGGAGGAGACCTTGGACTGGCGCGCCGTGCTGGATGAGGGCACCCTCGGGGCCAGCTCGGGTTCCCGGCAAGGCGCAGCCTCCGGACACCGGGCACCGGCCTCCCGGGGACGGGCAAGCCTTGGGCCGACGCTGCGCGGCACCACTCAGCAGGCGACCGCGCAGAAGGCGACCGCTCCGAGGGGGACCGCCCCGAAGGGAGCCGCCAAGTCGGGAGCCGCCGGGAGGACGGCGGCAGGCAAGGAGGCAGCCAGCATCGCGCTGGCACCGCGCGGCTTCCCCGTCGCGGCCTCCCCGGCGGTGCTGCACCCCTTGACCAGTCACAAACTCACCTTCCAGCCGCTGTCCGTGGCGACGCCGCCGGCAGATGACCCACGCAGCGCCCAGGAGGCCAAGGCATGA
- a CDS encoding chitinase has protein sequence MSSTARLSPWRVSFAVIIVLATVVAGVLGARMYEARATQGPAPEWFAGYVDVTATPSYAFEEGSADSEGHVSDVVLSFIVADEEGTCTPSWGTYYGLDEAGAELDLDRRIQRLREQGAGVVVSFGGALNQELATVCESPEELAGAYREVIERYDLDTIDLDIEGPALQDPASVKLRAQAVALLQEELSAEGKPLAVWLTLPVIPSGLTSEGREVVIAMLESGTDLAGVNLMTMNYGQARDARSMFDASAAAMRSTHRQLGIIYEQAGLPLSSGALWGKLGATPMIGQNDVVDEVFTLEDARRFNEFAVENGIGRVSMWSLNRDVTCGSNYPDTSRVSDACSGVDQGDVRFSELLSQGYSGHAAEAASATTEPDPAAAAPAEDDPETSPYPIWNEEASYLEGSKIVWHRNVYEAKWWTRGELPDNPVLEAWDTPWELIGPVMPGETPMPVFTVEKGTYPEWKGSSAYEKGDRVLSEGTPYEAKWWTEGDSPDAAQVDPDSSPWVPLSAEDVEQDLE, from the coding sequence ATGAGCTCCACCGCACGACTCTCCCCCTGGCGAGTCAGCTTCGCCGTCATCATCGTCCTGGCCACCGTGGTGGCCGGAGTGCTAGGAGCACGCATGTACGAGGCACGCGCCACCCAGGGACCCGCGCCCGAATGGTTCGCCGGCTACGTCGATGTCACCGCCACCCCGAGCTACGCCTTCGAAGAGGGCTCGGCCGACTCCGAAGGCCACGTCTCCGACGTCGTGCTCTCCTTCATCGTGGCCGATGAGGAAGGCACCTGCACGCCCAGCTGGGGCACCTACTACGGCCTGGACGAAGCCGGTGCAGAGCTCGACCTGGACCGCCGGATCCAGCGGCTGCGCGAACAGGGCGCCGGGGTCGTGGTCTCCTTCGGCGGGGCCCTGAACCAGGAGCTGGCGACGGTGTGCGAGTCCCCCGAGGAGCTCGCCGGAGCCTACCGGGAAGTGATCGAGCGCTATGACCTGGACACCATCGACCTGGACATCGAGGGACCCGCGCTGCAGGACCCGGCAAGCGTCAAGCTCCGCGCCCAGGCCGTGGCGCTGCTCCAGGAGGAGCTCAGCGCCGAGGGCAAGCCGCTCGCGGTCTGGCTCACGCTGCCGGTGATCCCCAGCGGACTCACCAGTGAGGGTCGAGAGGTGGTGATCGCGATGCTCGAGTCCGGGACGGACCTGGCCGGGGTGAACCTGATGACGATGAACTACGGGCAGGCGCGGGACGCGCGCTCGATGTTCGATGCCTCCGCGGCGGCCATGCGCTCCACCCACCGCCAGCTGGGCATCATCTACGAACAGGCGGGCCTGCCGCTGAGCAGCGGCGCACTCTGGGGCAAGCTCGGCGCGACCCCGATGATCGGGCAGAACGATGTGGTCGATGAGGTCTTCACGCTCGAGGACGCGCGGCGGTTCAACGAGTTCGCCGTGGAGAACGGCATCGGGCGGGTCTCCATGTGGTCGCTGAACCGCGACGTGACCTGCGGGTCGAACTACCCGGACACCTCGCGGGTCTCGGATGCCTGCAGCGGAGTCGATCAGGGAGATGTGCGCTTCTCGGAGCTGCTCAGCCAGGGCTACTCCGGACACGCCGCCGAGGCGGCCTCGGCGACGACCGAGCCGGATCCGGCCGCGGCGGCACCGGCCGAGGATGATCCCGAGACCAGCCCCTACCCGATCTGGAACGAAGAGGCCTCCTACCTCGAAGGCAGCAAGATCGTCTGGCACCGCAACGTCTATGAGGCGAAGTGGTGGACCCGCGGCGAGCTTCCGGACAACCCCGTCCTGGAGGCCTGGGACACCCCGTGGGAGCTGATCGGTCCGGTGATGCCGGGAGAGACCCCGATGCCGGTGTTCACCGTGGAGAAGGGAACCTACCCGGAGTGGAAGGGCTCGTCGGCCTACGAGAAGGGTGACCGGGTGCTCTCCGAAGGAACCCCCTATGAGGCGAAATGGTGGACCGAAGGGGACAGCCCGGACGCCGCACAGGTCGACCCGGACAGCTCCCCCTGGGTGCCGCTGAGCGCCGAGGACGTCGAGCAGGACCTTGAGTAG
- a CDS encoding LuxR C-terminal-related transcriptional regulator, whose translation MKAKTAAVVLGREPERAKVLRAIYSTLSGRSAVCLLEGTIGSGKSALAAEARGRAETAGLRIVSVTDLSATLDLPEALEQHGSGPYCVVADDLHRASAKTKQALDRLVEQGSRAPGAVPPVLLLATASPTTDPLVRRLAKFAAHTGTRITLRGIPQPELAKLLGQHGHHPSEPLLSATHRRAAGNPGIALRLMSAGLDVAAVEASTIPQSYLEPEITGLEPCLRTFLEVLALDSGGSRAEIAAEAAILALRAARLDLLTPPEPGDLVEALSPILSGNGQEVHLADQAWREAAVALIEPAHRRQLHKLLAERTTGLPRARHLCAAAAQMDPTLGDALEAQGLQALDAGDYPASAEYLALAMSVSQGEERRRRMVSASLTVGIAENPGGVVELFAEIELLEDPILISFFQAGLAFFTGELAQARRLLLGVLRSPGAPEDLEDLTRWRMLILLCTVEIASAEEQAAQAAVAELRGLDVEPVSPIDRVLSRLLVMHEVYALWNTGAIEETITRLDAFLIEAAGTAEHTDALYFRGRAHYYAGHVTAALDDLERAEAGRHHRVVPAAAQRGMAEQAMIDFQLGRWTDAILRAERVITMARTSQDWRGLASSHAVLAMVAVAHADETAAAEHTDWLAHHVTTASALPLYNVMIAMAWTARMSGDHERALQVIADFRRSRLNSWSDAVGLIGWRALELDALLDSEKNLSAAKLAEAERLLETFSQKVALRPGLPLPFGHPVAVRAKLAARRGDLVRAVADYRAAIWLSTDFPHTRARMHHLLGVTHRERGEHIEADEQLEAARDIFAQLGASPELTAVKGRLLAVAGRYASLTPRERDIAHLISQGRTNQEISEGLFVSKKTVEYHVSNLLPKLGMESRRELWTAAAVASQRTSPPAQTPGFSPGVRA comes from the coding sequence GTGAAAGCCAAAACCGCGGCGGTCGTGCTCGGCCGCGAACCGGAGCGCGCCAAGGTGCTGCGCGCGATCTACAGCACCCTCTCCGGCCGCAGCGCCGTCTGCCTGCTCGAAGGCACGATCGGCTCAGGCAAGTCAGCCCTGGCCGCTGAGGCCCGAGGCCGCGCGGAGACTGCGGGACTCAGGATTGTCTCGGTCACGGATCTCTCCGCGACCCTGGATCTGCCCGAAGCCCTGGAGCAGCACGGCTCCGGGCCGTACTGTGTGGTCGCCGATGACCTGCACCGGGCATCGGCGAAGACCAAGCAGGCCTTGGATCGGCTGGTGGAGCAGGGCTCCCGGGCGCCGGGCGCCGTTCCACCGGTGCTGCTGCTGGCCACAGCCTCCCCGACCACCGATCCCCTGGTGCGCCGGCTCGCCAAGTTCGCCGCGCACACCGGCACCCGGATCACGCTGCGCGGGATCCCGCAGCCTGAGCTGGCGAAGCTGCTGGGGCAGCACGGACATCACCCGAGCGAGCCGCTGCTCTCCGCCACGCATCGACGCGCCGCGGGAAACCCCGGGATCGCGCTGCGCCTGATGAGCGCGGGCCTGGATGTGGCCGCCGTCGAGGCCTCCACGATCCCGCAGTCCTATCTGGAACCGGAGATCACCGGTCTGGAACCATGCCTGCGCACCTTCCTGGAGGTCCTCGCGCTGGACTCCGGGGGCTCCCGAGCCGAGATCGCGGCCGAGGCGGCGATCCTCGCGCTGCGCGCGGCCCGCCTGGACCTGCTCACCCCGCCGGAGCCCGGTGACCTGGTCGAGGCGCTGAGCCCGATCCTCTCCGGAAACGGCCAGGAGGTGCACCTGGCGGACCAGGCCTGGCGAGAGGCGGCGGTGGCGCTGATCGAACCGGCGCACCGGCGGCAGCTGCACAAGCTCCTGGCGGAGCGCACCACCGGGCTGCCGCGCGCCCGGCACCTCTGCGCCGCCGCTGCCCAGATGGACCCCACGCTCGGTGATGCCCTGGAGGCGCAGGGGCTGCAGGCGCTGGACGCCGGTGACTACCCGGCCAGCGCCGAATACCTGGCTCTTGCCATGAGCGTCAGCCAGGGCGAAGAACGACGACGCCGGATGGTCTCGGCCAGCCTCACCGTGGGCATCGCCGAGAACCCCGGAGGCGTCGTGGAGCTCTTCGCCGAGATCGAGCTGCTCGAGGACCCGATCCTGATCTCTTTCTTCCAAGCCGGGCTGGCGTTCTTCACCGGCGAGCTCGCCCAGGCCCGCCGCCTGCTCCTGGGTGTGCTGCGCAGTCCCGGCGCGCCGGAAGACCTCGAAGACCTCACCCGCTGGCGGATGCTGATCCTGCTGTGCACCGTGGAGATCGCCTCCGCCGAGGAGCAGGCAGCGCAGGCCGCGGTCGCCGAGCTGCGAGGGCTCGACGTCGAACCGGTCTCCCCCATCGACCGGGTGCTCAGCCGACTGCTGGTGATGCATGAGGTCTACGCCCTGTGGAACACCGGAGCGATCGAGGAGACGATCACCCGGCTGGACGCCTTCCTGATCGAGGCCGCCGGCACCGCAGAACACACCGACGCGCTGTACTTCCGGGGCCGGGCGCACTACTACGCCGGGCACGTGACGGCCGCGCTGGATGACCTGGAGCGGGCCGAGGCTGGCCGGCACCACCGTGTGGTCCCGGCCGCGGCGCAGCGCGGGATGGCGGAGCAGGCCATGATCGATTTCCAGCTGGGACGCTGGACCGACGCGATCCTGCGCGCGGAGCGGGTGATCACGATGGCACGCACCAGTCAGGACTGGCGCGGCCTGGCCAGCTCGCATGCCGTGCTGGCCATGGTCGCCGTCGCCCACGCCGATGAGACCGCCGCCGCGGAGCACACGGATTGGCTGGCCCACCACGTGACCACCGCGAGCGCGCTGCCGCTGTACAACGTGATGATCGCGATGGCGTGGACTGCCCGGATGTCCGGGGATCATGAGCGCGCGCTGCAGGTGATCGCGGACTTCCGGCGCAGCCGGCTGAACAGCTGGTCCGATGCTGTGGGGCTCATCGGGTGGCGGGCACTCGAGCTCGATGCCCTCCTGGACTCCGAGAAGAACCTCTCGGCGGCGAAGCTGGCGGAGGCGGAGCGGCTTCTGGAGACCTTCTCGCAGAAGGTGGCGCTGCGCCCCGGGCTGCCGCTGCCCTTCGGCCACCCGGTGGCGGTGCGGGCGAAGCTGGCCGCTCGGCGGGGTGACCTGGTGCGCGCGGTGGCAGATTACCGAGCCGCGATCTGGCTCTCCACCGACTTCCCGCACACCCGGGCCCGGATGCACCACCTGCTCGGTGTGACCCACCGGGAACGCGGCGAGCATATCGAGGCCGACGAGCAGCTGGAAGCTGCGCGGGACATCTTCGCCCAGCTCGGCGCCTCCCCCGAACTGACCGCGGTGAAGGGCCGGCTTCTGGCGGTGGCCGGCCGCTATGCCTCGCTGACCCCGCGGGAGCGCGACATCGCTCACCTGATCTCGCAGGGCCGGACCAACCAGGAGATCTCCGAGGGCCTGTTCGTCTCGAAGAAGACCGTGGAGTACCACGTCTCGAACCTGCTGCCGAAGCTGGGGATGGAGTCCCGGCGTGAGCTCTGGACCGCCGCGGCGGTGGCCTCCCAGCGCACCAGCCCGCCGGCCCAGACACCGGGATTCTCCCCCGGCGTCCGGGCTTGA
- a CDS encoding GNAT family N-acetyltransferase, with protein sequence MITLRAVETEDLEQFFVFQQDADAAHMAAFASTNPKDRSVFDHHWGQLLNSDDTIVRTIESDGQPVGSIAAFEDEASREITFWIEKRFWGQGITTEAVQKFLTEFPQRPVTARVVIDNLGTLKILESLGFTETGEESSFSNVRAKVVQEKILQLD encoded by the coding sequence ATGATCACACTGCGCGCAGTGGAGACCGAGGACCTGGAGCAGTTCTTCGTGTTCCAGCAGGATGCCGACGCCGCCCATATGGCAGCATTCGCCTCGACCAACCCCAAGGACCGCAGCGTCTTCGACCATCACTGGGGTCAGCTGCTGAACTCCGATGACACCATCGTGCGCACCATCGAGAGCGACGGCCAGCCCGTGGGCTCGATCGCCGCCTTCGAGGACGAGGCCAGCCGGGAGATCACCTTCTGGATCGAGAAGCGCTTCTGGGGCCAGGGCATCACCACCGAGGCCGTGCAGAAGTTCCTCACCGAGTTCCCGCAGCGCCCGGTCACCGCTCGGGTCGTGATCGACAACCTCGGCACGCTGAAGATCCTGGAATCCCTGGGCTTCACCGAGACCGGCGAGGAGTCCAGCTTCTCCAACGTGCGCGCCAAGGTGGTGCAGGAGAAGATCCTGCAGCTGGACTGA